The following coding sequences are from one Anaerolineae bacterium window:
- the smpB gene encoding SsrA-binding protein SmpB, whose translation MPKMSEPVKVIAANRKARHDYLIEDTFEAGLVLTGSEIKSIRAGQVNLRDSYATIREGELWLINTHIAPYKQASQQNHEPRRDRKLLMHRREINRLTGKLQEKGLTLVPLQIYLKNSRAKVQLGLARGKKLHDKRQAMRDRTDRRQMDRALGRRQKGW comes from the coding sequence TTGCCGAAAATGAGTGAACCCGTTAAAGTTATTGCAGCCAATCGCAAAGCGCGCCACGACTATCTCATCGAAGACACCTTTGAAGCGGGCCTGGTGTTAACCGGCAGCGAGATCAAGTCCATTCGCGCCGGGCAGGTCAATTTAAGAGATAGTTACGCCACCATCCGCGAAGGCGAGTTGTGGTTGATCAACACCCACATTGCGCCTTACAAGCAAGCCAGCCAGCAAAACCACGAACCCCGGCGTGACCGCAAATTGCTCATGCATCGCCGCGAGATCAACCGGTTGACCGGCAAGTTGCAGGAAAAGGGCCTGACCCTGGTGCCGCTGCAAATTTACCTGAAAAACAGCCGGGCCAAAGTGCAATTGGGACTGGCTCGCGGCAAAAAGCTGCACGATAAACGGCAGGCCATGCGTGATCGCACCGACCGCCGCCAGATGGACCGCGCCCTGGGCCGCCGTCAAAAAGGTTGGTAA
- a CDS encoding S41 family peptidase: protein MKRLGKLLLLLVLVGLVTAGSFVAGMIFYANFYGSGWVVSSETALPLSGGSGPGQPAEMKPDNIPPEFATFWEAWSFLNEQFYGEIPPDNERVYGAIRGMVNSFGDPHTGFIDPIRAAVFSEDITGSFEGIGATIRMDEFGRLIVADPMPGRPAFEAGLRPDDVIIEVDGQSLEGLSLYEAVLLIRGPAGSTVALTIFREGEREPFEVPIVRATIEIEVVEWEFIEPSIGYVRLTQFSKGASGKVAEALGSLFDQGATAIIFDVRSNPGGLLSEAVDVSALFLEEGTVVIEKLKGDEERKFDARGGRHVAVESPLVVLINGGSASASEIVAGAIQDYGRGTLIGEQTFGKGSVQLPHTLSDGSELRVTVAEWLTPFRRQIHGEGIAPDFEVEMTIEDIEQERDPQLDRAVEFLRNEVIAENE from the coding sequence ATGAAACGATTAGGGAAACTTTTGTTACTGCTGGTGCTGGTGGGTTTGGTAACCGCCGGTTCCTTTGTGGCCGGAATGATTTTTTACGCCAACTTCTATGGATCGGGTTGGGTTGTCTCATCAGAAACAGCTCTGCCTTTGTCCGGGGGCAGTGGGCCGGGCCAGCCGGCAGAGATGAAGCCGGATAACATTCCCCCGGAGTTTGCCACCTTTTGGGAAGCTTGGTCTTTTTTGAACGAGCAATTTTATGGGGAAATTCCGCCGGATAACGAGCGCGTTTATGGGGCTATTCGGGGCATGGTCAATTCTTTTGGCGACCCGCATACCGGCTTTATTGACCCCATTCGGGCGGCCGTTTTTAGTGAAGACATCACCGGCAGCTTTGAAGGCATTGGCGCCACCATTCGGATGGATGAGTTTGGCCGCTTGATTGTGGCCGATCCCATGCCCGGTCGCCCGGCGTTTGAGGCCGGGCTTCGTCCCGACGATGTTATCATTGAAGTGGACGGCCAATCTCTTGAGGGGTTGAGCCTGTATGAAGCCGTGCTGCTCATTCGCGGCCCGGCCGGTTCAACCGTGGCGCTCACCATTTTCCGTGAGGGTGAACGCGAGCCTTTTGAAGTGCCCATTGTGCGGGCCACCATTGAAATAGAGGTGGTTGAGTGGGAGTTTATAGAGCCGTCTATTGGCTACGTGCGCCTGACCCAATTCAGCAAAGGCGCTTCCGGCAAAGTGGCCGAGGCCCTTGGATCCCTGTTTGACCAGGGCGCAACGGCCATTATCTTTGACGTGCGCAGCAATCCGGGCGGCCTGCTCTCGGAGGCCGTGGACGTTAGCGCCCTGTTTTTGGAAGAAGGCACGGTGGTGATTGAAAAGTTAAAGGGCGACGAGGAAAGAAAGTTTGATGCCAGAGGAGGCCGGCACGTAGCCGTTGAGTCGCCCCTGGTGGTGCTGATTAACGGCGGCAGCGCCAGCGCCAGCGAGATTGTGGCCGGCGCCATCCAGGATTACGGCCGGGGCACGCTCATTGGCGAGCAGACCTTTGGCAAAGGGTCCGTGCAGTTGCCACACACCCTATCTGATGGTTCTGAATTGCGGGTGACTGTGGCCGAGTGGTTGACCCCCTTCCGCCGGCAAATTCACGGCGAAGGCATAGCGCCTGATTTTGAAGTGGAAATGACCATTGAAGATATTGAGCAGGAACGCGACCCCCAATTAGACCGGGCCGTTGAATTTTTACGCAATGAAGTGATTGCCGAAAATGAGTGA
- a CDS encoding S41 family peptidase, which translates to MQTITKIITTSIVALVIFGAGAGSGYVLRDFIVNDQPTEAEAEDFSLYWEVWHHIENQFYGEVPEDPTSTYGAIKGALATLNDPYTLFIEPEPAAKEKAQLEGQFGGIGAYVRQDEQGRIILEPMRDQAAERAGLQNGDILIAVDGTALTPEMTIDNVVSMIRGEVGTEVVLTVERAGVDGPIDLTIERAIVETPSAHWRILEEAPTLGYIQLTAFTERSNQELKQAFEELSTQGAEAYILDLRNNGGGLLDAAVDVASQFLRQGVVLREDRKSEGERVYEVRGGGNALDQPLVVLVNGGTASASEIVAGALQDYERATLIGEKTFGKGSVQLIYELSDDSRLHVTVAKWFTPNNNVIDAAGLAPDIEVLFTEEDHLNQRDPQLARAISFLTEGE; encoded by the coding sequence ATGCAAACCATCACCAAAATCATTACTACCTCCATTGTCGCGCTGGTTATTTTTGGCGCCGGCGCAGGCAGCGGCTACGTGCTGCGCGATTTTATAGTAAACGACCAGCCCACCGAGGCTGAAGCCGAAGATTTTTCGCTGTATTGGGAAGTATGGCATCACATTGAAAACCAATTTTACGGCGAAGTTCCAGAAGACCCCACCTCAACTTATGGGGCCATCAAAGGCGCGCTGGCCACCTTGAATGATCCCTACACCCTTTTTATTGAGCCGGAACCGGCGGCCAAAGAAAAGGCCCAGTTAGAGGGTCAATTTGGCGGAATTGGGGCGTACGTGCGCCAGGATGAACAAGGCCGGATCATCCTTGAGCCAATGCGCGACCAGGCGGCGGAACGGGCCGGGCTGCAAAACGGCGATATTCTTATTGCCGTAGATGGCACGGCCCTTACCCCGGAAATGACCATAGACAACGTGGTGTCCATGATCCGGGGTGAGGTGGGCACGGAAGTGGTGCTGACCGTTGAACGAGCCGGCGTTGACGGGCCAATTGACCTCACGATTGAACGGGCCATCGTTGAAACCCCCAGCGCGCACTGGCGCATTTTGGAAGAAGCCCCCACGCTTGGTTATATTCAACTGACCGCCTTTACCGAGCGCAGTAATCAGGAATTAAAGCAAGCTTTTGAGGAGTTGTCCACTCAAGGCGCCGAGGCCTACATTTTGGATTTACGAAACAACGGCGGGGGTCTGCTAGATGCAGCCGTGGATGTAGCCAGCCAATTTTTGCGCCAGGGGGTAGTGCTGCGCGAGGACCGTAAAAGTGAAGGCGAGCGCGTGTACGAGGTCCGTGGCGGCGGCAACGCCCTAGATCAACCCCTGGTGGTCTTGGTCAATGGCGGCACAGCCAGCGCCAGCGAGATTGTGGCCGGGGCGTTGCAAGATTATGAACGGGCTACCCTGATTGGTGAAAAAACCTTTGGCAAAGGCAGTGTCCAGTTGATTTATGAATTGTCCGACGACTCCCGCCTGCACGTGACCGTGGCCAAGTGGTTTACGCCCAACAACAACGTGATTGACGCCGCCGGCTTGGCGCCTGATATAGAGGTCCTGTTCACCGAAGAAGACCATCTTAACCAGCGCGACCCCCAACTGGCACGGGCGATTAGTTTTTTAACGGAAGGCGAATAA
- the argJ gene encoding bifunctional glutamate N-acetyltransferase/amino-acid acetyltransferase ArgJ: MTEATSPLTRVAGFRAIGVTCGLKQSGQPDLALVLADRPGPAAAVFTGNAFKAAPVLYDMALLQRTQTLQAVIINAGNANAITGGQGLRDAEHMARLTETACGLPPDSVLVMSTGIIGHQMPMAKIEKGIRAAAEAILTPAGAQGHAAAQAIMTTDLASKEAFAQITLQGQTVNIGGMAKGSGMIHPNMGTLLGVIVTDAVIEPPALKAALKQATARTFNRVTVDGDTSTNDTVVTLASGAANHSPITYAPNRPSAEFNTFVGALTELCTRLAKAIARDGEGATKLVEITVRGAANEAEAETAAKTIATSPLMKTALFGNDPNWGRALAAIGRSGASVDPARTALQLGHFQLVASGEPLAFDPAAAGKWLAHHDEIQLVADLGVGQAKATVWTCDLSYKYIEINAEYHT; encoded by the coding sequence ATGACAGAAGCAACATCGCCCCTTACGCGCGTGGCCGGTTTCCGGGCTATCGGCGTGACCTGCGGCTTAAAACAATCCGGCCAGCCCGACCTGGCCCTGGTTTTGGCCGACCGCCCCGGCCCGGCGGCGGCCGTTTTCACCGGCAATGCTTTTAAAGCCGCGCCGGTTTTGTATGATATGGCCCTATTGCAACGTACCCAAACGTTACAGGCCGTGATTATCAATGCGGGCAATGCCAACGCCATTACCGGCGGGCAGGGTTTGCGCGACGCCGAACACATGGCCCGCTTGACCGAAACAGCCTGCGGCCTGCCCCCCGATAGCGTTTTGGTGATGAGCACCGGCATTATCGGCCACCAAATGCCAATGGCTAAAATTGAAAAGGGAATTCGCGCTGCCGCCGAAGCCATTTTAACCCCGGCCGGAGCGCAGGGACATGCGGCAGCGCAGGCCATTATGACCACCGACCTGGCGTCCAAAGAAGCTTTTGCCCAAATCACCCTTCAAGGGCAAACGGTCAACATCGGGGGCATGGCCAAGGGCAGTGGCATGATCCATCCGAATATGGGCACGCTGCTGGGGGTGATTGTCACCGATGCCGTCATTGAGCCGCCGGCGTTGAAGGCGGCCCTCAAACAGGCAACGGCCCGCACCTTCAACCGGGTCACGGTAGACGGCGATACCAGCACCAATGACACCGTTGTGACTCTGGCTTCGGGCGCAGCCAACCACTCGCCCATCACTTATGCCCCAAACCGCCCCTCGGCTGAATTCAATACGTTTGTGGGCGCTCTCACCGAACTTTGCACGCGCCTGGCCAAAGCCATTGCCCGCGACGGCGAGGGAGCCACCAAACTGGTAGAAATTACCGTGCGCGGCGCGGCCAACGAGGCCGAGGCCGAGACCGCCGCCAAAACAATTGCCACCTCCCCCCTGATGAAAACGGCCCTGTTTGGCAACGATCCCAACTGGGGCCGCGCCCTGGCCGCCATTGGCCGCAGCGGGGCCAGCGTTGACCCCGCCCGCACTGCCCTACAATTGGGCCACTTTCAATTGGTGGCCTCCGGCGAGCCGCTGGCGTTTGACCCCGCCGCGGCCGGCAAGTGGTTAGCCCACCACGACGAGATACAACTTGTGGCCGACCTGGGCGTGGGTCAAGCCAAAGCCACCGTGTGGACTTGCGACTTATCTTACAAATATATTGAGATCAACGCCGAATATCACACCTGA
- a CDS encoding protein kinase, with protein MTNLIGQTLNQQYRLDAYLGLTGLAEAYQAYDLRRARPVTIKIIHPDLAQNQTFLRYLDQEAGKLAALAHPNIVRFYEFQQTEDLAFWVTDHAEDAPLSRRLLKADGPLPLAEVNNIFQQTCAALHYAHQQNLAHQAITPAGIRLRPDGGVRVADFGLGRAAALAGAEAGTPAYLSPEQCRGQNVDDRADIYALGIVLYEMVAGRPPFAGEGAPETERSARDKVCWQQIHATPVPPRHFNPNLPPALERVILKALAKAPADRFPDIPAMLAAFDLALGDEVNQAQAAQPYAQPLPAKTPLSASAAAVAARSASAAHPTIPAAPADNKTRPRNHLAKAVVAGGMVIAALLCVILLAGLLLIPNGLIYFDYTKIGRDGGAAQDPDGTTLFFPPGGIGRALWVKLTAIPRSSFLQGEAGDSLRAAAQSIPPYLVMKSPFYQIEHGGGAAQTAVIRVPIPNESEPYSTLDLYTWTGETWQWLSHRKILNQEILEADLDYLPPAVVVMQTHPLQPNLSVDLGPDTVIPDNVKETVVEIHPQGLSLGGEGGIINNLQLPPEARNTYLVVIPTLRNWQDDGAVRSDLVNNLLVDPNARGRHIQAILTLVQQNAYQGIDIDYRGISPDLKQDYTDFLAQLRAALPNDKQLSVRVELPAQVAADTWDAGAYDWPALDRIADVIRMPVPFDPRAYTPGGHVETMLAWAVGQVSRYKLQLLLSTRSTEQAQETTRAINYQQALQPLGVATIVGGANTVAPGQAVEFTLAGPPAFTGLQFDNASGIYWYAYLDDNQVQHTVYLENAASMARKLQLVTQYNLRGVTLQVAPHNDARTWDVLRNFFDLVIPPVEGRQVVVWRVQNEGGGLMAEEMVDLRQPNYKWTAPEAGGTYTISAAIAPGPEIPPTIPRGQVNVLVAP; from the coding sequence TTGACCAATTTGATCGGACAAACCCTGAACCAACAATATCGCCTGGATGCTTACCTGGGCCTGACCGGCCTCGCCGAGGCTTACCAGGCTTACGATCTCCGGCGCGCTCGCCCCGTTACCATCAAAATAATCCACCCCGATCTGGCGCAAAATCAAACCTTTCTGCGTTATCTTGACCAGGAGGCCGGAAAGCTGGCCGCCCTGGCGCACCCAAATATCGTCCGCTTTTATGAATTCCAACAAACCGAAGACCTGGCCTTTTGGGTAACGGATCACGCCGAGGACGCGCCCCTGAGTCGCCGCCTCCTTAAAGCCGACGGCCCCTTACCCCTGGCCGAAGTGAACAATATTTTTCAACAGACGTGCGCGGCCCTGCATTACGCCCACCAACAAAACCTGGCCCACCAGGCCATAACCCCGGCCGGTATCCGCCTCCGGCCCGATGGCGGGGTGCGGGTAGCCGACTTTGGGTTGGGCCGGGCCGCTGCTCTGGCCGGCGCCGAAGCGGGCACGCCCGCCTATCTGTCGCCCGAACAATGCCGGGGCCAAAATGTGGATGACCGGGCCGATATTTACGCCCTGGGGATTGTTCTGTATGAAATGGTCGCCGGGCGTCCGCCCTTTGCCGGCGAGGGAGCGCCGGAAACAGAAAGGAGCGCGCGCGATAAAGTTTGTTGGCAGCAAATTCACGCCACCCCCGTCCCGCCCCGCCACTTCAACCCCAACCTGCCCCCGGCCCTGGAGCGGGTCATCCTCAAAGCCCTGGCCAAAGCGCCTGCCGACCGTTTCCCCGACATCCCGGCGATGCTGGCCGCGTTTGACCTTGCCCTCGGCGACGAGGTAAATCAGGCGCAAGCGGCGCAACCCTATGCCCAGCCTTTGCCGGCCAAAACTCCTCTGTCTGCGTCTGCCGCGGCCGTGGCCGCCAGGTCCGCTTCGGCGGCCCATCCGACCATACCGGCTGCCCCGGCGGATAACAAGACTCGCCCCCGAAATCACCTGGCCAAGGCAGTGGTGGCCGGGGGGATGGTGATAGCGGCGTTGTTGTGTGTAATTTTGCTGGCCGGGCTGTTGCTTATTCCCAATGGCCTGATTTATTTTGACTACACCAAAATTGGCCGCGACGGCGGCGCGGCGCAAGACCCTGATGGGACCACGCTCTTTTTCCCGCCCGGCGGAATTGGCCGCGCCTTGTGGGTAAAATTGACCGCCATACCGCGCAGTTCATTTTTGCAGGGAGAGGCCGGCGACAGCTTGCGGGCCGCGGCCCAAAGTATCCCGCCCTACCTGGTGATGAAAAGCCCCTTTTACCAAATTGAACACGGCGGCGGCGCGGCCCAAACGGCCGTCATCCGCGTGCCCATCCCCAACGAATCCGAACCCTACAGCACCCTGGATTTATACACCTGGACCGGCGAAACCTGGCAGTGGCTGTCGCACCGCAAAATATTGAACCAGGAGATACTTGAGGCTGACCTGGATTACCTGCCCCCGGCAGTGGTGGTGATGCAAACCCACCCCCTCCAGCCTAATCTATCTGTTGACCTGGGGCCGGACACCGTTATCCCGGATAACGTCAAAGAAACCGTGGTTGAAATCCACCCCCAGGGCCTATCCCTGGGCGGCGAGGGCGGCATTATCAACAATCTGCAATTGCCGCCGGAAGCGCGAAATACCTATTTGGTGGTCATTCCCACCTTGCGCAACTGGCAAGATGATGGCGCTGTGCGTTCAGATTTGGTGAATAACCTGTTAGTTGACCCCAACGCCCGCGGCCGGCACATCCAGGCCATCCTCACCCTGGTACAGCAAAATGCGTACCAGGGCATAGATATTGACTATCGCGGCATCAGCCCCGATTTGAAACAAGATTACACCGATTTCCTGGCCCAACTGCGGGCAGCCCTGCCTAACGACAAACAGCTTTCGGTGCGGGTGGAACTGCCGGCCCAGGTGGCCGCCGATACCTGGGACGCCGGCGCTTACGATTGGCCGGCCTTGGACCGCATTGCCGATGTCATCAGGATGCCTGTCCCATTCGATCCCAGGGCGTACACGCCGGGCGGCCACGTAGAAACAATGCTGGCCTGGGCCGTCGGCCAGGTGAGCCGGTATAAACTGCAACTGCTGCTCTCCACCCGCAGCACTGAACAGGCGCAGGAGACAACCCGCGCCATCAACTATCAACAAGCCCTTCAGCCGTTAGGCGTTGCCACCATTGTGGGCGGGGCGAACACGGTTGCGCCCGGCCAGGCCGTGGAGTTTACCCTGGCCGGCCCGCCGGCCTTTACCGGGCTGCAATTTGATAACGCCAGCGGTATCTACTGGTATGCCTACCTGGACGACAACCAGGTACAACACACGGTATACCTGGAAAACGCCGCCAGTATGGCCCGCAAACTACAATTGGTCACCCAATACAATTTACGGGGCGTCACCCTGCAAGTGGCCCCCCACAACG